The Streptomyces cynarae genome contains a region encoding:
- a CDS encoding GAF and ANTAR domain-containing protein — protein sequence MDWRTFAQQMASMARDLLAQDSVDATLERITASAIELVAGCDAAGILLLQGKRVLSLAPTDDLVLHSDQLQERLQEGPCFDAARTREGERVFRIADLTEEHAHWPAYAPQVRELGVGSIMGFLLFTEDEDLGALDFYSRRPGAFTEASETAGWLLASHAAVAFSSARSHAQLEQAIATRHTIGEAMGILMGSHHLTEEQAFDVLRRFSQEKNIKVREVARQICEKGALA from the coding sequence ATGGACTGGCGTACGTTCGCGCAGCAGATGGCCTCCATGGCCCGCGACCTGCTCGCTCAGGACTCGGTCGACGCCACCCTGGAGCGGATCACCGCCTCGGCCATCGAGCTGGTGGCGGGATGCGACGCGGCCGGCATCCTGCTCCTGCAGGGCAAACGGGTGCTGTCGCTGGCCCCCACCGACGACCTGGTTCTGCACAGCGACCAGCTTCAGGAACGCCTCCAGGAAGGCCCCTGCTTCGACGCCGCGCGCACCCGCGAAGGGGAGAGGGTCTTCCGCATCGCCGACCTCACCGAGGAGCATGCACACTGGCCCGCGTACGCCCCACAGGTGCGCGAGCTGGGGGTGGGCAGCATCATGGGCTTCCTGCTGTTCACCGAGGACGAGGACCTCGGCGCACTGGATTTCTACTCCCGCCGGCCCGGCGCGTTCACCGAGGCCAGCGAGACCGCCGGATGGCTGCTCGCCTCCCACGCCGCGGTCGCCTTCTCCAGCGCCCGCAGCCACGCACAGTTGGAGCAGGCCATCGCCACGCGCCACACGATCGGCGAAGCCATGGGCATCCTCATGGGCAGCCACCACCTCACCGAGGAGCAGGCGTTCGACGTGCTTCGCCGCTTCTCGCAGGAGAAGAACATCAAAGTGCGTGAGGTCGCCCGGCAGATCTGCGAGAAGGGCGCCCTCGCCTGA
- a CDS encoding STAS domain-containing protein, translated as MTDTDELAEPNRLSITSALVDGVTVVTVQGEIDHNTVSSLRQALTPPSGTPAPRTVADLSGVTFLDSGGITALIAAQQAHGEGGWLRLAGVRQPVLRVLQLVGLDSLIDFHPTLRAALDA; from the coding sequence GTGACAGACACCGACGAACTGGCAGAACCGAACCGCCTGTCGATCACCAGCGCCCTCGTCGACGGAGTCACCGTGGTCACGGTGCAAGGCGAGATCGACCACAACACCGTCAGCTCTCTCCGCCAGGCCCTGACGCCTCCCTCCGGCACCCCCGCGCCGCGGACCGTAGCGGACCTCAGCGGCGTGACCTTCCTGGACTCCGGCGGCATCACCGCCCTCATCGCCGCCCAGCAGGCCCACGGAGAGGGCGGCTGGCTGCGCCTGGCCGGCGTTCGGCAGCCCGTCCTGCGCGTCCTGCAGCTGGTCGGCCTTGACTCCCTCATCGACTTCCACCCCACCCTCCGCGCCGCCTTGGACGCGTGA
- a CDS encoding ATP-binding protein, translating into MEPDVLGEDRIAPQRAYVHITAALEGDGACIAEARHLAADFLARAEAVHGVPVPDRTVDLTQLVVSELVTNARKYAPGPVLLEVRIADGAVEVEVWDSDPVLPVARAADPGRVGQHGLEIVMAVVQGFEARREPVGKRITARIALPDEPVVDIVGRRAR; encoded by the coding sequence ATGGAACCAGATGTCCTCGGGGAGGACCGGATAGCGCCACAGCGTGCGTATGTGCACATCACGGCCGCCTTGGAGGGCGATGGTGCCTGCATCGCCGAGGCCCGCCATCTGGCGGCTGACTTCCTCGCCCGGGCGGAGGCCGTCCATGGGGTGCCCGTGCCGGACCGCACGGTGGATCTGACGCAACTGGTGGTCAGCGAACTGGTCACCAATGCCCGCAAGTACGCGCCCGGTCCCGTGCTGCTGGAGGTGCGTATCGCCGACGGGGCGGTGGAGGTGGAGGTCTGGGACAGCGATCCGGTGCTGCCGGTGGCCCGGGCGGCCGACCCCGGCCGGGTGGGCCAGCACGGCTTGGAGATCGTGATGGCCGTCGTGCAGGGCTTCGAGGCACGACGGGAACCGGTCGGCAAGCGCATCACCGCCAGGATCGCCCTGCCTGACGAGCCGGTCGTCGACATCGTCGGACGTCGCGCCCGGTAG
- a CDS encoding MBL fold metallo-hydrolase translates to MTKATDDAVEIHFIGNATVLLRYGELTLLTDPNFLHRGEYAYLGYGLVSRRLTEPALDAAALPRLDAVVLSHLHGDHWDRRARRHLDRSLPLVTTPHAARRLRTVHGFRRAGGLRTWQSCTLRRGDDQVRITALPGRHAGHPVLRRLLPPVMGSMLEFGPSRGPVRLRLYVSGDTLVFDGLDAIAQRFPAADLAVLHLGGTLLPGGFLVTMDGAQGAELARRLQPRLLLPVHYGDYTVMRSPLADFLAAIAQAGLGDRLVRCRHGQRARVSAAKDEAPAVF, encoded by the coding sequence ATGACCAAGGCCACTGATGACGCGGTCGAAATCCATTTCATCGGCAACGCAACTGTCCTGCTCCGCTACGGGGAGCTGACCCTCCTGACGGACCCCAATTTCCTGCACCGCGGCGAGTACGCCTACCTCGGGTACGGGCTGGTGAGCCGCCGCCTCACCGAGCCGGCCCTCGATGCCGCCGCACTGCCGCGCCTCGATGCCGTGGTCCTCTCCCACCTCCACGGAGACCACTGGGATCGCAGGGCCCGCCGGCACCTCGACCGTTCCCTCCCCCTCGTCACCACCCCGCACGCCGCGCGCCGCCTCAGGACCGTGCACGGGTTCCGCCGGGCGGGAGGACTGCGGACCTGGCAGAGCTGTACGCTCCGGCGCGGTGACGACCAGGTGCGCATCACCGCGTTGCCCGGCCGGCACGCAGGCCACCCGGTGCTGCGCCGCCTGCTTCCGCCGGTGATGGGCAGCATGCTCGAATTCGGCCCCTCGCGCGGCCCTGTCCGGCTGCGGCTGTACGTATCGGGAGACACGCTCGTGTTCGACGGGCTCGACGCCATCGCCCAGCGCTTCCCGGCCGCCGATCTCGCCGTGCTGCACCTCGGCGGCACCCTCCTGCCGGGTGGCTTCCTGGTGACCATGGACGGCGCGCAGGGAGCCGAACTGGCCCGGCGGCTCCAGCCCCGCCTGCTCCTGCCCGTCCACTACGGCGACTACACGGTGATGCGCTCGCCGCTCGCGGACTTCCTCGCCGCGATCGCGCAGGCGGGGCTGGGTGATCGGCTCGTCCGCTGCCGTCATGGACAGCGAGCGCGGGTGAGCGCGGCGAAGGACGAGGCTCCTGCCGTCTTCTGA
- a CDS encoding polysaccharide deacetylase family protein yields MAALTVGGCGAGDARGLGAAPTSSQPTLTGGSASSSPRAAADAWHKWGLTPLPATPKPPVDKPVKLSATGTVPVFTHIPTSQKVVFITVDDGQEKDPRFIQMMRDLKVPITMFLTNDAIKSDYAYFKPLQAMGDHIQNHTLHHPVMNTLPPARQKEEVCGNQKILTQQYGTAPLLFRPPYGAYNLNTRIAVGECGPRAIVWWRESMQIKNMQYQEPDKKLRPGDIILTHFRGPKELKGAGMTEMFRNLLERIQEQGFAVARLEDYIQPPAGR; encoded by the coding sequence GTGGCGGCCCTGACCGTCGGAGGCTGCGGCGCGGGCGACGCAAGGGGCCTCGGAGCGGCCCCCACTTCGTCGCAGCCCACCCTCACCGGCGGCAGCGCAAGCAGCTCGCCACGCGCCGCCGCCGACGCCTGGCACAAGTGGGGCCTGACACCGCTGCCCGCGACCCCGAAGCCTCCGGTCGACAAACCTGTGAAACTCTCCGCGACCGGAACCGTCCCGGTCTTCACCCACATACCGACCTCGCAGAAGGTCGTCTTCATCACCGTCGACGACGGCCAGGAGAAGGACCCCAGGTTCATACAGATGATGCGGGACCTGAAGGTCCCGATCACGATGTTCCTGACGAACGACGCCATAAAGTCGGACTACGCGTACTTCAAGCCGCTGCAGGCGATGGGTGACCACATACAGAACCACACCCTGCACCACCCGGTGATGAACACCCTCCCGCCGGCCCGGCAGAAGGAAGAGGTCTGCGGCAACCAGAAGATCCTCACCCAGCAGTACGGAACCGCGCCCCTGCTGTTCCGCCCGCCCTACGGCGCGTACAACCTCAACACCCGGATCGCGGTGGGTGAGTGCGGACCGCGGGCGATCGTCTGGTGGCGGGAGTCCATGCAGATCAAGAACATGCAGTACCAGGAGCCGGACAAGAAGCTGCGTCCCGGGGACATCATCCTCACCCACTTCCGGGGTCCGAAGGAGCTCAAGGGCGCCGGCATGACGGAGATGTTCCGCAATCTCCTCGAGCGCATCCAGGAGCAGGGATTCGCCGTGGCGCGCCTGGAGGACTACATCCAGCCACCGGCCGGTCGCTGA
- the rpmG gene encoding 50S ribosomal protein L33: MARSNARPVVRLKSTAGTGVTYVTRKNRLNDPDRLVLRKYDPVVGRHVDFREER, translated from the coding sequence ATGGCACGCAGCAACGCGCGTCCCGTCGTCAGGCTGAAGTCGACAGCCGGGACCGGTGTCACCTACGTGACGCGCAAGAACCGTCTCAACGACCCCGACCGGCTCGTCCTGCGCAAGTACGACCCGGTGGTCGGCCGGCACGTCGACTTCCGCGAGGAACGCTGA
- a CDS encoding type B 50S ribosomal protein L31 has translation MRPDIHPDSRLVVFRDRAANASFLIRSTAHSARTTEWEDGRIYPLIDVEISSASHPFYTGTSRVVDTAGRVERFERRYGRAAAARH, from the coding sequence ATGAGGCCCGACATCCACCCCGACTCCCGCCTGGTCGTCTTCCGCGACCGGGCCGCGAACGCCTCGTTCCTCATTCGCTCGACCGCGCACTCGGCCCGGACGACCGAATGGGAGGACGGCCGCATCTACCCGCTGATCGACGTGGAGATCTCGTCGGCCAGTCACCCGTTCTACACCGGCACCTCGCGCGTCGTGGACACCGCGGGCCGCGTCGAGCGTTTCGAGCGCCGGTACGGCCGCGCGGCGGCGGCCCGCCACTGA
- the ykgO gene encoding type B 50S ribosomal protein L36, translating to MKVRKSLRSLKSKPGAQVVRRRGVTFVINKKDPRFKARQG from the coding sequence ATGAAGGTGCGCAAGTCCCTGCGCTCACTGAAGTCCAAGCCCGGCGCCCAGGTGGTCCGCCGACGCGGCGTGACCTTCGTCATCAACAAGAAGGACCCGCGCTTCAAGGCCCGCCAGGGCTGA
- a CDS encoding flavin reductase family protein: MADVDAFMSRLNPEMCVVTAAAGGERSGCLVGFSSQCSIRPVRFVVWLSKANHTYGVARDAECLAVHLLTGDQHKLAALFGGETGDEVDKFSQVRWTWGHGGAVVLEDAAAWFVGTVERSVDGGDHVGFVLEPVQCGRRADGPLLRLGDALDISPGHPAD, translated from the coding sequence ATGGCGGACGTCGACGCGTTCATGAGCCGGCTCAACCCCGAGATGTGCGTCGTCACGGCCGCGGCGGGCGGGGAGCGGTCGGGGTGTCTGGTCGGCTTCTCGTCGCAGTGCTCCATCCGGCCGGTGCGGTTCGTGGTGTGGCTGTCCAAGGCCAATCACACCTATGGGGTGGCCCGCGACGCGGAATGCCTCGCCGTCCATCTGCTGACCGGCGACCAGCACAAGCTGGCGGCTCTGTTCGGCGGGGAGACGGGCGACGAGGTCGACAAGTTCTCGCAGGTGCGCTGGACGTGGGGGCATGGCGGGGCGGTCGTCCTGGAGGACGCGGCGGCCTGGTTCGTCGGCACCGTCGAGCGAAGCGTCGACGGTGGCGATCACGTCGGCTTCGTCCTCGAACCAGTGCAGTGCGGTCGGCGGGCCGACGGCCCCTTGCTGCGGCTCGGCGACGCCCTCGACATCAGTCCAGGTCACCCGGCGGACTGA
- a CDS encoding Hsp20/alpha crystallin family protein, which translates to MLMRTDPFREFDRLAERVLGTAARPAAMPMDAWREGDTFCVELDLPGVTPESIDLDVERNVLTVKAERKPAYGEDSEMVITERPAGTFSRQLFLGETLDIERIDASYEAGVLKLRIPVADQAKPRKIAVSGGGERRELKS; encoded by the coding sequence ATGCTGATGCGGACGGATCCCTTCCGCGAGTTCGACCGGCTCGCCGAACGGGTCCTGGGCACGGCCGCCCGCCCCGCCGCCATGCCGATGGACGCCTGGCGCGAGGGTGACACGTTCTGTGTGGAACTGGATCTGCCGGGCGTGACACCGGAGTCGATCGACCTCGACGTGGAACGCAACGTCCTGACCGTGAAGGCCGAGCGCAAGCCGGCGTACGGCGAGGACAGCGAAATGGTGATCACCGAGCGGCCTGCGGGGACGTTCAGTCGGCAGCTGTTCCTCGGCGAGACCCTGGACATCGAGCGGATCGACGCCTCCTACGAGGCCGGCGTCCTGAAGCTGCGGATCCCGGTCGCCGACCAGGCGAAGCCCCGGAAGATCGCCGTCAGTGGCGGCGGTGAGCGCAGGGAGCTCAAGAGCTGA